A window of Phaseolus vulgaris cultivar G19833 chromosome 4, P. vulgaris v2.0, whole genome shotgun sequence genomic DNA:
TCCCTCCCGTTCGAATTGCTCAAGCCGTTCGAGTAACCTTTTATTCTGCTCCTTTAGCTAAGCCATTTCCTCTGCTTGTCGTTGTCGCTCTTCTTCCTGCTTACGTCGATCCTCCTCATGACGCAATTGATCTGTAACTCCTTTCTGAAGTAATTCTTGCATCTGAGCTTGGAGGGTTTGGAGCATCATCATCTGCTCTTCTGTCGTGTTATCGTTGTTGGTGTTGTTCATTGTCGATACCATCATCGCTTGTTGAAATCCATATGTCTGGGAAACTGAGAttactcgggccccacggtgggcgccaattgtacctgtgtGGATGTTAGGGCCTGAGTAATGTTGATCCACGTTGATACACAATTTGTTGTCGTGCTGATAATCTTCCGGTTCTCCAAAGCTCTTCCTTTCTCGCGCGCGTTCCGCCGGTCGGCGGGGGTACCTGtgattgcactccgatgctcaagtcagtgttAGTTATTAGTCTATTCTCTTATGAtatcaaaaacatatttttcccCCTTTCAGAAGTCCCTTTTATAGGTTGACTTGGGCCTCTTCCTACGTGGGTTGGATAGTTGGTTGCCACGACATGTGTCATGGTTAGTGGTCTCCATGTCATGTATGATGGTTTCCTAATATTACGGGAACGTGTTTCGACGTGCCTTTGACCTATTTTGAGTAATAACTACTTTTGTCACGTATTTATTGTTGGTATTGTTTATTCATACCTTCGGTCGTTCGAAATCCGACCGGTACAGTTTGTTTTAGTTTTGTAAGCcaattttttgtgtttttagttTTCTCACCAAAAATTCAACTACATTTCGAATTTTCATAACATAAACACTAAATGTGTTATTTTAAGACCAAAAAtatagattcaacaaaataaataaaaaatttatatattttaaaatataatattaattttacattgaatacataataacaataaaatactagattcatgataataataaaatatagatatacattaattaataaggaaattttctttttaagtacttttataaattcttattattttactatttaaattttgtaattgtttttctaaACTTAATTAACTgcctataataattaaaatttatattttaataaaaattcaataatatttcttattttaaaaattattaaaagaattaaatttttatttttatcatatataaaaaTAGACACATGTTCCAATAGTTGAATAAGaaaaagtttgtttttttttagtaatagatttgttaaaaaaaatacaatatgttataattaaaaatcacagtgaataattgttttaaatatatgaattatatttcaatgaataaataatttttaaacagtGACAATAGCAGTGTTAAAATTTGGAAACCTAAACTTGACAAAACTAAAGACTCATCTTCCCCAAATTCAACACAATGCTACTTCGGTTCAACAGAACAACCTCCGCCACCACTCTTCTTCTGCACCCCTCCGTCACATTACTTTACTATTCGCACCCCTTCTCCACCTCTCAACCACCGCCACCCATTTCCGACTCCGCCAACCGCACCCGCCTCTTGAACTCCATCCGCGCCGTCGAAACCACCGCCACCGCCGCCGCTGCCGTCGACTTCTTCCGCAGAATGCTAACCCTAAGCCCCTTTCCCTGCGTCCAAGACTTCAACCTCTTGTTCGGCCTCGTCGCGAAATCGCACCACCATGCCACGGCGATTTCCCTCATCAAAACCTTCCAATCGCTAAGCGAAAGTGCTGACGTGTGCACACTCAACATTTTCATCAATTGCCTCTGCCACCTTCGCCAAACGACGTTGGGGTTCGCCGTTTTGGGCGTCATGACCAAAACCGGCGTGGAACCCACGCTGGTGACGCTTAACACCATCCTTAACGGTCTTTGTATTGAAGGGGATATGGATAGTGCCCTTTGGTTGGTGGAAAAAATGGAAACTTTAGGGTATCAGTGCAATTCTCGAACTTATGGGGAGTTGGTTAATGGTCTGTGTAAAATTGGGGATACTTCTGGTGCTGTGGAGTGTTTGAGGAAGATGGTTGAGAGAAATTTGGAGCCTAATGTTGTGGTTTATAATGCGATTTTGGATGGGCTTTGTAAGAGAAGGTTGGTGAATGAGGCTTTTGAGTTGTTCCGTGAGATGGGTGTTACTGTTGAGCCTAATGTTGTGAGTTATAATTGTTTGATTCAGGGTTTGTGTGATGGGTTTGGTGGGTGGAGGGAAGGGGTGGTTTTGTTCCATGAGATGGTGGTGGAGAAGGGGATTGCACCGGACGTGCAAACGTTTTCTATTTTGGTGGATGGTTTTTGCAAAGAAGGGTTGGTCTTATGGGCAGAGAATGTGTTGGGTTTTATGGTTAGGACTGGTGTGGAGCCAAATGTTGTTACGTATAACTCGTTGATTGGCGGGCATTGCCTGAGGAATTGGATGGAGGAGGCGATGAGAGTGTTTGGATTGATTGTTAGCGAGGGGGAGAGGTGCTTGCCGAGTGTTGTGACGTATAATTTGTTGATTCATGGGTGGTGTAGGGTTAAGGAGGTTGATAAGGCTATGTCTCTGATGGGTGAAATGATTCGGAAAGGGTTGGATCTTGATGTGGTCACTTGGACCGTTCTTATTTGTGGGTTCTGTGAAGTGAGAAAGCCATTGGCTGCAATGGAGTTGTTTTCTGATATGAAAAGGCATGGCCAGGTTCCCAGTCTCCACACCTGTGCTGTTGTGTTGGATAGTTTGTTCAAATGCTGGCTTGATTCTGAGGCTGTTTCGTTGTTCACAGTGATGGAAAAGAGTGGTCTGGATCTTGATATTGTGATTTACAATATCATGCTTGATGGAATGTGCAAAGCAGGAAAAGTTGATGATGCAAGGAAACTTCTTTCTTGTGTCCTAGAAAAAGGGTTGACAACTGATGCATATACTTATAACATAATGATTAAGGGTCTGTGCAAAGAAGGACTGCTGGATGATGCTGAAGAGTTGCTTAGGAAAATGGAAGAGAGTGGGTGCACGCCTAATAAACACTCTTACAATGTCTTTTTGCAGGGACTGTTGCGAAAATATGATATTTCTAGGTGTAGAAAATATCTCCAAATAATGAAAGGAAAAGGGTTTAGAGTAGATGCTGTCACAACTGAATTTATTACACGGTTCTTATCTGCTAATAAAGGAGATAATGCATTTCAAGAGATGTTGTTAAGCTGAAATTTGTTTGCATTTAGTGTCTATTCATTATCTGAGTTGGTTTGAGAAACTTCATAATGTTAGACAATCAACCAGGCCTGTTAATGGTGGGATCCAACCTTTCTATCATCTTGGTTTAACTTCCTAAAGAATTTCTCATAAGAAATTGAAACTTGTGTTATTATGAAGAgtcacactttttttttcaaagacaTTGATGTCCACATAGAGAGATTCAGATAGTCCAT
This region includes:
- the LOC137837763 gene encoding putative pentatricopeptide repeat-containing protein At1g12700, mitochondrial, giving the protein MLLRFNRTTSATTLLLHPSVTLLYYSHPFSTSQPPPPISDSANRTRLLNSIRAVETTATAAAAVDFFRRMLTLSPFPCVQDFNLLFGLVAKSHHHATAISLIKTFQSLSESADVCTLNIFINCLCHLRQTTLGFAVLGVMTKTGVEPTLVTLNTILNGLCIEGDMDSALWLVEKMETLGYQCNSRTYGELVNGLCKIGDTSGAVECLRKMVERNLEPNVVVYNAILDGLCKRRLVNEAFELFREMGVTVEPNVVSYNCLIQGLCDGFGGWREGVVLFHEMVVEKGIAPDVQTFSILVDGFCKEGLVLWAENVLGFMVRTGVEPNVVTYNSLIGGHCLRNWMEEAMRVFGLIVSEGERCLPSVVTYNLLIHGWCRVKEVDKAMSLMGEMIRKGLDLDVVTWTVLICGFCEVRKPLAAMELFSDMKRHGQVPSLHTCAVVLDSLFKCWLDSEAVSLFTVMEKSGLDLDIVIYNIMLDGMCKAGKVDDARKLLSCVLEKGLTTDAYTYNIMIKGLCKEGLLDDAEELLRKMEESGCTPNKHSYNVFLQGLLRKYDISRCRKYLQIMKGKGFRVDAVTTEFITRFLSANKGDNAFQEMLLS